The Cryobacterium sp. SO1 genomic sequence GGCCGGTGCGGTATTCCCGACGTAACCTGACGACGTCTCGGCACCGTCAGATGGTGGCGACCAGGGCCCGGGCGGTGCTCTCGTCGACGAACAGGTCGGTGATCAGATCGGCCTTCAATGCCCCGCGGAGGCTCGGCAGCTTCGCCGTTCCCGAGACCACGCAGAGCCGGCGCGGAGTGCGCCGGAGCACGTTGAAATCCGGCCCGGTGCCGCGGGTGTTCAGCGGGATCCCGTCGGTGGAGCCGTCCGCCCGAAAGAAGATGGTGGCCACATCGCCCACCACCTCGGAGCGGCTGAGCGAGGCGTAGTCCGCCTCCTCCAGGTAGCCGCCCGCGTAGACATGGCTGGGCACCTCGGAGAACGGCGAGCCGAGGCCGAACAGCGCCACGTCCATCCGGGCCTGCATCTGGAGCAACCGGCTCACGCTGCGTTCGCGCCACAGGGCCTGTTTGGTGGCCGGGCTGTCGAAGAACGCCGGCACCGGGAACTGGTGCACGTGCGCACCGAACGCATAACCGAACCGGCCGAGGATCTCACTGGCGTAGCTGAGGCCGGTGGTGCGCATGTTGCCGGCGCCGTTGAGTTGGATGATCTGGGAGCCGTGAGTCTGCTTGGGGGTGACGTGGCGGCTGATGGCGTTCATCGTCGACCCCCAGGCGATGCCCATCACCATGTTCGAGTCGAAGAACTGCCCGAGAATCCGTGCAACCGACAGCGCCACCCGCTCCAATCTGTCCACATCCGAGGCGTGATCGGGCACCGGAACGACGTGCGCGGTGATCTGAAAACGCTCCTGGATGAGCAGTTCGAGGCGGCTCGGCGCGTCAAGGGGGGAGCGGATCTGGATGTCGACCAGGCCGGTCGCGCGGGCGTGGCTGAGCAGTCGGGACACCGACGAACGGGAGGTGTGCAGCTCGTGGGCGATGGCATCCATCGTCAGGTCCTGCATGTAGTACAGGTGCGCGGCAGTGAGGGCATCCCGCACCCGATCGGACTGCGCTGACTCGTCGACGAGGCTCACGGCCCCTCCTTGCACGTTTGTTCACTCGGCTTGACCAGATGTGATTGATCTACTCAAGCTTGATTAATCCATATGGACGGCCCCCGCGCAAACCCGGATGGGCCATCCGCACCAATTCGGCCGGACACCACCCGGTCACCCGCCCGGCCGAATGACGAACAAAGGTAGTGAACAGTGCAGTCCATCCCTCTCTCCTCGCCCGCTGATTCCGCCCGATCCGCCCTCGCCGAGCGCCCCAGTGCGAAGGTGTTGATCATCGGTGCCGGCATCAACGGCATCGCCACGTTCCGCGACCTGGCGTTGCAGGGCGTGGACGTCACCATCGTCGACCGGGGGGACTTCGTCTCCGGCGCCTCCGCCGCGTCGTCGCACATGATCCACGGCGGCATCCGGTACCTGGAAAACGGCGAGTTCCGGCTCGTCAAGGAGTCGGTCACCGAGCGCAACGGCCTGCTGAAGATTGCGCCGCACTACGTCAAGCCGCTCAAGACCACTGTGCCGATGTTCTCCGCCCTCTCCGGCGTGCTGGCCGCCCCGCTGCGCTTCCTCACCCACAAGCAGGGCAAGGCGCAGGAACGCGGCGCGCTGCTGATCAAGGTCGGGCTGGTGCTGTACGACTCCTTCTCCCGCGACGGCGGCTCGGTGCCCAAGCACGAGTTCCACGGTCGTAAGAAGTCGCTCGAACGCCTGCCGCGACTGAATCCCGGCCTCAAGTACACCGCCACGTACTACGACGCGTCGATGCACGACCCCGAGCGCCTCGCACTCGATGTGCTCCGCGACGGCCTGGACACCGGCCCACACGCGCGCGCCGCCAACTACGTCGAAGCCGTGGGCATGGATGCCGAGGGCGTGCGCCTGCGCAACACCGTCACCGGCGAGGAATTCAGTTTCGCCGCCGACGTGGTCGTGAACACCTCCGGCCCGTGGACCGACTTGACCAACTCGGCGCTCGGTGCGGCCAGCAGCTACATGGGCGGCACCAAGGGCTCCCACATCGTGCTGGACCACCCCGAGCTCTACGCGGCCACCGGAGGCGGCGAGATCTTCTTCGAGAACAACGACGGCCGCATCGTGTTGATCTACCCGCTCGCGGGCCGAGTGCTCCTGGGCACCACCGACCTCGAGCACGACATGAGCCAGCCGATCCGCACCACCGAAGAGGAAATCGACTACTTCTTCGACCTGGTCAAGCACGTGTTCCCCGACATCGAGGTGAACCGCTCGCACATCGTGTTCAGGTTCGCCGGCGTCAGGCCGCTGCCCCGGCACGACGACGAGGCCCCCGGCTTCGTCTCCCGCGACTACCGCATCGAGTCCACCCCGCTCGGCGCACGCCCCGGCACCCTGCTCAGCCTGGTCGGCGGCAAGTGGACCACCTTCCGCGCCCTCGCCGAGCACCTCAGCGGCGACATCCTCAGCCTGCTCGGCCAGTCCCGCACGGTGTCCACCGTCGGGCTCGCCATCGGCGGCGGCAAGGGCTACCCGGCCACCGCAGCCGCGCACACCGTGTGGCTGGCCGCCCACGGCGACGAGGTCGGCCGAGACCGCGCCCAGGCGCTGCTCACCCGGTACGGCACCCGCGCCGGTGCGATCATCGACTTCCTCACCGAAGCGGCGGATGCGCCCCTGGCGCACAACCCGCTCTACACCCGCCGCGAGATCGAGTACCTGGCGCGCGAGGAGTCGGTCACCCACCTGATCGACCTGCTGCTGCGCCGCACCAGCCTCGCCTTCGTCGGCGGGCTCAGCGTGGCCCTGCTTGAGGAACTGGCCGGCGTGCTGGCCCCCGTGCTCGGCTGGGACGCCGCGCGCACCGCCGACGAGGTGACCCAGGCCGGCCAGGAGCTTGCCGAGGTGCACGGCGTCGACCTGATGGGCGCGTCCGAGGCCGTTCCGGCCCCGTAGACCAGACGGGAGGTGGGGGGCTTCCCCACCTCTCAATCTGCACAAACGTGCGCGTGGGGCTACCTTTTTGCGGTTTTTGACTCGGTAACGTGTCAGGACCGCACAATTTCCCGCGGGTACGAAAAAAACACGAAAGGTCAATGTGGACAATCTCGGTGTTGTATTCCTCTCGGAGCTGGTGGGCACAGCCCTCCTGGTGCTCCTCGGCTGCGGCGTTGTCGCCAACGTCGCCCTCACGAAGAACAAGGGCTTCGGCGCCGGGTTCCTCATGGTCACCATCGGTTGGGGCCTCGCGGTCTTCGCCGGTGTGATCGTCTCGTACAACTCCGGTGCGCACCTGAACCCGGCGGTCACGCTGGGCCTGGTTTCCTCCGGAGCCACCGAATTCGGCTCCGGCGTGCCGGTGAACGTCGTCTCGGTGCTGGTGTACATCGCTGCCCAGATGATCGGTGCCATCATCGGCGCCGTCGTGGTCTGGCTGGCGTACAAGCAGCACTTCGACCAGGAGCCGGAGCCGGCGAACAAGCTCGGCGTCTTCTCCACCGGTCCGGCCATCCGCTCGTACGGCTGGAACCTGGTCACGGAGGTCATCGGCACCTTCGTGCTGGTGTTCGTGGTGATCGCGTTCGGCGGCGGTCGCCAGGGTGAGAACGGCGGCCTCGCGGCCCTCGGCGCCCTGCCGGTGGCCCTGCTGGTGATCGTCATCGGCACCTCCCTCGGCGGGCCGACCGGCTACGCCATCAACCCGGCCCGAGACCTGGGCCCCCGCATCGCCCACGCCCTGCTGCCCATCAAGGGCAAGCGGGGGTCCGACTGGTCCTACTCGTGGGTTCCCGTCGTCGGACCCGTCATCGGCGGTGTGCTGGCCGGCTGGGCATCGCTGGTGCTGCTGCCCATCCTGACCTGATCCCGCCCCTCGATTCACCCATCGATCTCAACAACTCGATCTCAACAACTCAATCTCAACAACCACGTCCCAACACAGGAGTTCCGACATGAGTGACAAGTACATCTTCGCCATCGACCAGGGCACCACGAGCACCCGCGCGATCATCTTCGATCACTCCGGCTCGATCGTCTCCACCGGTCAGCTCGAGCACGAACAGATCTTCCCGCGCGCCGGCTGGGTCGAACACGACCCCATGGAGATCTGGGGCAACACCCGCCAGGTCATCGGCCAGGCCCTCTCCAAGGCCAACCTCACCCGGCACGACATCGAGGCCGTCGGCATCACCAACCAGCGGGAGACCGCCGTGGTCTGGGACCGCACCACCGGCCTGCCGATCTACAACGCCATCGTC encodes the following:
- a CDS encoding MIP/aquaporin family protein, translating into MDNLGVVFLSELVGTALLVLLGCGVVANVALTKNKGFGAGFLMVTIGWGLAVFAGVIVSYNSGAHLNPAVTLGLVSSGATEFGSGVPVNVVSVLVYIAAQMIGAIIGAVVVWLAYKQHFDQEPEPANKLGVFSTGPAIRSYGWNLVTEVIGTFVLVFVVIAFGGGRQGENGGLAALGALPVALLVIVIGTSLGGPTGYAINPARDLGPRIAHALLPIKGKRGSDWSYSWVPVVGPVIGGVLAGWASLVLLPILT
- a CDS encoding sugar-binding transcriptional regulator, with the translated sequence MQDLTMDAIAHELHTSRSSVSRLLSHARATGLVDIQIRSPLDAPSRLELLIQERFQITAHVVPVPDHASDVDRLERVALSVARILGQFFDSNMVMGIAWGSTMNAISRHVTPKQTHGSQIIQLNGAGNMRTTGLSYASEILGRFGYAFGAHVHQFPVPAFFDSPATKQALWRERSVSRLLQMQARMDVALFGLGSPFSEVPSHVYAGGYLEEADYASLSRSEVVGDVATIFFRADGSTDGIPLNTRGTGPDFNVLRRTPRRLCVVSGTAKLPSLRGALKADLITDLFVDESTARALVATI
- a CDS encoding glycerol-3-phosphate dehydrogenase/oxidase encodes the protein MQSIPLSSPADSARSALAERPSAKVLIIGAGINGIATFRDLALQGVDVTIVDRGDFVSGASAASSHMIHGGIRYLENGEFRLVKESVTERNGLLKIAPHYVKPLKTTVPMFSALSGVLAAPLRFLTHKQGKAQERGALLIKVGLVLYDSFSRDGGSVPKHEFHGRKKSLERLPRLNPGLKYTATYYDASMHDPERLALDVLRDGLDTGPHARAANYVEAVGMDAEGVRLRNTVTGEEFSFAADVVVNTSGPWTDLTNSALGAASSYMGGTKGSHIVLDHPELYAATGGGEIFFENNDGRIVLIYPLAGRVLLGTTDLEHDMSQPIRTTEEEIDYFFDLVKHVFPDIEVNRSHIVFRFAGVRPLPRHDDEAPGFVSRDYRIESTPLGARPGTLLSLVGGKWTTFRALAEHLSGDILSLLGQSRTVSTVGLAIGGGKGYPATAAAHTVWLAAHGDEVGRDRAQALLTRYGTRAGAIIDFLTEAADAPLAHNPLYTRREIEYLAREESVTHLIDLLLRRTSLAFVGGLSVALLEELAGVLAPVLGWDAARTADEVTQAGQELAEVHGVDLMGASEAVPAP